Proteins from a single region of Theobroma cacao cultivar B97-61/B2 chromosome 10, Criollo_cocoa_genome_V2, whole genome shotgun sequence:
- the LOC18586683 gene encoding putative disease resistance protein At1g50180, whose protein sequence is MAEFIMSYALERLGDFLIGEVKFFQGVGQELDHVNTQLQWMKAFLKDASAKQDKDERIRNWMAEIKILAYDIEDIVESLALEVESTKKAGAKFAIWNPVKTKYNLGSKLEDINVRISDLTKSLKAFGIRELPITEGSNSAIDRKPKRSSSLWKNYPHIPENPVGVDEDVNLLVKKLVGEERRGSVWRCCAGGFAETSQGDNLREHRVVSICGMGGIGKTTLAKKVYSHAKVRQCFDHFVWINISQQWEKRSTWEQILFKLSPPSKEQREEIEKMRDDDMAEMVFKELQKKKCLVVLDDIWDVHAWKILSAGFPTEDTGSKIILTTRKKEVARHADPRCYIHEPRCLNEARSWELFQRIALPRPPDDQDARNDYGLEKLGKEMVKHCKGLPLAITVLGGLLSTKQTFDEWDKVHENIKSYLNRQDESFSIPEVLALSYDDLPQRLKPLFLYLGIFPEDFLISVKKLTNLWIAEGMIPPVSGYEGEETMEDVAYRYLDEMAERYMVQVEKRSPTGRIKTCRMHDLMRDLCLSRAQGEDICDVANLNDKNKHNDFFQSITTKMKPTGRIRRLSVNLRNFSGHIGLENEQYPPIRSILGFSLQEHSGISQQLMESMVNKFKLLRILDLDNVKGFKIPDEIGKLVHLRLLNVASAWIGELPSSMGDLSYLLTLYLDRQYSTSRMPDVFWKMERLRHLYLPPDCGYETERLRFANLGNLQTLFNFPSRHADVKDLITLTNLRKLVIVIEDEASLGSFQEIFEPGTVTFNHLRSLIIKPKWISFNSTLDVEKVTACCPRLCKLKLHGKKVYERGTNAS, encoded by the exons ATGGCGGAGTTTATCATGTCTTACGCGTTGGAGAGGCTTGGCGATTTCCTAATAGGAGAAGTGAAATTCTTCCAAGGTGTTGGCCAAGAATTGGATCACGTAAACACTCAGCTGCAGTGGATGAAGGCGTTCTTGAAAGATGCATCTGCAAAGCAAGACAAAGATGAGAGAATAAGAAACTGGATGGCGGAGATCAAAATTCTCGCTTACGATATAGAAGATATCGTTGAAAGCCTTGCCCTCGAAGTTGAATCCACGAAGAAAGCTGGTGCAAAATTTGCAATCTGGAACCCAGTAAAAACAAAGTACAATCTTGGTTCAAAGCTGGAGGACATCAATGTCCGGATTTCTGATTTGACAAAGAGTCTGAAAGCCTTTGGTATAAGGGAATTACCCATCACAGAGGGCTCCAATTCTGCGATTGACCGGAAGCCGAAGAGAAGTTCAAGCCTCTGGAAGAATTATCCTCACATTCCTGAAAATCCTGTTGGAGTTGACGAAGATGTAAATTTATTGGTGAAAAAATTGGTAGGTGAAGAACGTCGTGGAAGTGTTTGGCGGTGTTGTGCGGGTGGCTTTGCAGAGACTAGCCAAGGCGATAACCTGAGGGAGCATCGGGTTGTCTCGATTTGTGGCATGGGCGGTATAGGAAAGACCACCCTTGCTAAGAAGGTCTACAGCCATGCCAAAGTTAGACAATGTTTTGATCACTTTGTGTGGATAAATATATCCCAACAATGGGAAAAGAGGAGTACTTGGGAACAAATTTTGTTCAAGCTTAGTCCCCCCAGTAAGGAGCAGAGAGAGgagattgagaaaatgagggaCGACGACATGGCCGAAATGGTCTTCAAAGAACTACAGAAGAAGAAATGCTTGGTGGTTCTTGATGACATCTGGGATGTGCATGCTTGGAAAATCTTGAGTGCTGGGTTCCCGACCGAGGACACAGGTAGTAAAATAATACTTACCACTCGCAAAAAAGAAGTCGCCAGGCACGCAGATCCGAGATGTTATATACACGAACCACGGTGCCTGAATGAGGCAAGAAGCTGGGAGTTATTTCAAAGAATTGCACTCCCTCGCCCGCCGGATGATCAAG ATGCGAGAAACGATTATGGTTTGGAAAAGTTAGGGAAGGAGATGGTGAAACATTGTAAGGGTTTGCCATTAGCCATCACTGTGCTTGGAGGTCTTTTGTCCACAAAGCAGACATTTGATGAGTGGGATAAAGTccatgaaaatattaaatcatattTGAACCGCCAAGACGAAAGCTTCTCAATTCCTGAAGTGCTGGCCTTAAGTTATGATGATTTGCCCCAACGACTGAAACCATTGTTCCTTTATCTAGGCATATTCCCAGAGGATTTTCTGATATCTGTAAAGAAATTGACTAACTTGTGGATAGCGGAGGGTATGATACCACCTGTTTCCGGTTATGAAGGGGAAGAGACAATGGAGGACGTTGCTTATCGTTACTTAGATGAAATGGCTGAAAGGTACATGGTTCAAGTAGAAAAAAGAAGTCCAACTGGGAGGATTAAGACTTGTCGCATGCATGATCTGATGCGAGATCTTTGTTTGTCGAGGGCTCAAGGGGAAGACATTTGTGATGTTGCAAACCTTAATGATAAAAACAAGCACAACGATTTTTTCCAATCCATCACAACCAAGATGAAGCCAACTGGTAGAATTCGCAGACTTTCGGTTAATTTGAGGAACTTTAGTGGGCATATTGGATTGGAAAATGAACAGTATCCTCCCATTAGGTCTATATTAGGCTTCTCCTTGCAAGAACATAGTGGAATAAGTCAGCAGCTAATGGAATCCATGGTCAATAAGTTCAAGCTGCTTCGAATCTTAGATCTTGATAACGTTAAGGGTTTTAAAATACCTGACGAAATAGGAAAACTAGTCCATTTAAGACTCTTAAATGTAGCATCGGCCTGGATTGGAGAACTTCCATCATCGATGGGTGACTTGAGCTACTTGTTGACTCTGTATCTTGATCGTCAATATTCAACATCAAGAATGCCCGATGTGTTCTGGAAGATGGAACGACTGAGGCATCTGTATCTCCCTCCTGACTGTGGCTATGAGACAGAAAGACTGCGATTTGCCAATCTTGGCAACCTGCAGACACTATTTAACTTCCCTTCACGCCATGCAGATGTAAAAGATCTCATCACATTGACAAATCTCAGAAAATTGGTGATCGTTATAGAGGATGAGGCCTCTTTAGGATCATTCCAGGAGATTTTCGAACCCGGAACTGTTACATTTAATCACCTTCGCTCCCTGATAATAAAGCCAAAATGGATATCCTTCAACAGTACTCTTGATGTTGAAAAGGTTACTGCATGCTGTCCTCGCCTCTGCAAGTTGAAACTACATGGAAAAAAGGTATATGAGAGGGGTACCAATGCCTCCTGA